From a single Strix uralensis isolate ZFMK-TIS-50842 chromosome 27, bStrUra1, whole genome shotgun sequence genomic region:
- the C2CD4C gene encoding C2 calcium-dependent domain-containing protein 4C, translating to MWLLERLRGVAENGGSRGAGPEESPRGSRYSNVLTPDKIPDFFIPPKLSAAPAEAEGPEPPAAPTLGPSASEQDLAGRKPPRSPRPSSRPRSRATGRHIIQIESAEDWAAEGGFGTNVDPQAQTAMSLPYVPKAQTSYGFATLVESPHTRRKESLFHSEHSSLCPSPATSPGAQRRAKLNGESGPRAPADLGAALMHPGRYFSGGESDTCSSAESSPFGSPLLSRSVSLLKVFSQESQSKVIKLKHSVARNSSLSTDDSSADTSPSAQRRARSAPAGGQPPTALLPLDLPPGRDREHSLQLSRGGSLRLAAEYDPSNARLRVRLVSAEDLYDALVDLRSINCCVSLCLNPGKLQKQRSTIVKNSRNPVFNEDFFFDGLGPGHARKMSLKLKVVNKGSSLKRDTLLGEKELPLTALLSCL from the coding sequence ATGTGGCTCCTGGAGCGGCTGCGCGGTGTGGCAGAGAACGGCGGGtcccggggcgcggggccggagGAGTCCCCGCGGGGGTCCCGCTACAGCAACGTCCTCACCCCCGACAAGATCCCCGACTTCTTCATCCCGCCCAAGCTGAGCGCGGCGCCCGCCGAGGCTGAGGGCCCCGAGCCCCCCGCAGCGCCCACCCTGGGCCCCTCGGCCTCGGAGCAGGACCTGGCCGGGCGCAagcccccgcgcagcccccggccgTCCAGCCGGCCCCGCTCGCGGGCCACCGGCCGGCACATCATCCAGATCGAGAGCGCCGAGGACTGGGCGGCTGAGGGGGGCTTCGGCACCAACGTGGACCCGCAGGCGCAGACAGCCATGTCGCTGCCCTACGTGCCCAAGGCGCAGACCTCCTACGGCTTTGCCACGCTGGTGGAGAGCCCCCACACGCGGCGCAAAGAGTCGCTCTTCCACAGTGAgcacagcagcctctgcccctcGCCGGCCACCTCGCCCGGCGCCCAGCGCAGAGCCAAGCTCAACGGCGAGAGCGGCCCCCGGGCGCCCGCCGACCTGGGCGCAGCCCTCATGCACCCCGGCCGCTACTTCAGCGGCGGCGAGAGTGACACATGCTCCTCGGCCGAGTCCTCGCCCTTCGGCTCCCCCCTGCTCTCCCGCTCTGTCTCCCTGCTGAAGGTCTTCAGCCAGGAGAGCCAGTCCAAGGTCATCAAGCTGAAGCACTCGGTGGCCCGCAACAGCTCGCTGTCCACCGACGACAGCTCGGCCGACACCAGCCCCAGCGCCCAGCGCCGCGCCAGGAGCGCCCCGGccggggggcagccccccaccGCCCTGCTGCCCCTGGACCTGCCGCCGGGCCGCGACCGGGAGCACAGCCTGCAGCTCAGCCGGGGCGGGAGCCTGCGCCTGGCCGCCGAGTACGACCCCTCCAACGCCCGGCTGCGCGTGCGCCTCGTCTCCGCCGAGGATCTCTACGATGCCCTCGTCGACCTGCGCAGCATCAACTGCTGCGTCTCGCTGTGCCTCAACCCTGGGAAGCTGCAGAAGCAGCGCAGCACCATTGTCAAGAACAGCCGCAACCCCGTCTTCAACGAGGACTTCTTCTTCGACGGGCTGGGCCCCGGCCACGCCAGGAAGATGTCCCTGAAGCTCAAGGTGGTCAACAAGGGCAGCAGCCTTAAGCGGGACACgctgctgggggagaaggagcTGCCGCTCACCGCCCTCCTGTCCTGCCTGTAG
- the SHC2 gene encoding LOW QUALITY PROTEIN: SHC-transforming protein 2 (The sequence of the model RefSeq protein was modified relative to this genomic sequence to represent the inferred CDS: deleted 2 bases in 1 codon), producing the protein MTSARRGPGGAGGGREPAERRGGAARSGAAPGMLPEPRYGRFRDEPLTAPMPSPAPGPCPAAGEEPEPGTTFCALLPRMPQWKFPGPGGFLGRGPAGAGRELSAAARAGGAAAAGAPSVLAAVLGACEPLCAAPCSGPAGGRARGAAARPGAEEWSRRGSFIRKPAQGWLHPDQRVLGPGVSYIVRYMGCIEVLRSMRSLDFNTRTQVTREAINRLYEAVPGVKGIWKKKAPNKALFSILGKSNLRFAGMSIAVNISVDGLNLMIPTTRQIIANHHMQSISFASGGDTDTTDYVAYVAKDPINQRACHILECCEGLAQSVISTVGQAFELRFKQYLHSPPKVVVPPDRVLGAEESAWGEDEEAAEHDYYNSIPGKEPPPGGLIDSRLQHGSILGHIRTQPSGSGPPSQGGFAARRDQSSQPGPPWDLESQGQPGDGYLQADGHPLGPRDYEEHMYVNTQSLDAWEPEAAARGAPEESPKKDLFDMRPFEDALKLHECIAGGGTSPPIEDQWPSPPTRKAPIAPTEEQLRREPWYHGRMSRRDAERLLQMDGDFLVRDSLTNPGQYVLTGMHGGQPKHLLLVDPEGVVRTKDVLFESISHLISHHRQNEQPIVAAESELHLRQVVRRKQ; encoded by the exons ATGACATcagcgcggcgcggccccgggggagcgggcggggggcgggagccggcggagcggcgcggcggagcggcgcggagcgga gcggcccCGGGCATGCTCCCGGAGCCCCGGTATGGCCGCTTCCGCGACGAGCCGCTGACCGCCCCCATGCCGTCGCCGGCCCCCGGGCCCTGCCCCGCGGCGGGCGAGGAGCCCGAGCCCGGCACCACCTTCTGCGCGCTGCTGCCGCGGATGCCGCAGTGGAagttccccggccccggcggcttcctcggccgcggccccgccggcgccgggcgggagctctcggcggcggcccgggcgggcggggcggcggccgcgggggcccCCTCGGTGCTGGCCGCCGTGCTGGGCGCCTGCGAGCCGCTCTGCGCCGCGCCCTGctcggggccggcgggcgggcgggcgcggggggcggcggcgcggccgggcgcggaGGAGTGGAGCCGCCGGGGCAGCTTCATCCGGAAGCCGGCGCAGGGGTGGCTGCACCCCGACCAGCGGGTGCTGGGGCCCGGCGTCTCCTACATCGTCCGG TACATGGGGTGCATCGAGGTGCTGCGCTCCATGAGGTCCCTCGACTTCAACACCCGGACACAGGTCACCAG GGAGGCCATCAACAGACTGTACGAGGCGGTGCCGGGCGTGAAGGGCATCTGGAAGAAGAAG GCTCCCAACAAAGCCCTTTTCTCCATCCTGGGCAAGAGCAACCTCCGCTTCGCTGGCATGAGCATCGCTGTCAACATCTCCGTCGACGGCCTGAACCTCATGATCCCCACCACGCGCCAG ATCATCGCCAACCACCACATGCAATCCATCTCCTTCGCCTCCGGTGGGGACACG GACACCACGGACTATGTCGCCTACGTCGCCAAGGACCCCATCAACCAGAGAG CCTGCCACATCCTGGAGTGCTGCGAGGGGCTGGCGCAGAGCGTCATCAGCACGGTGGGACAGGCCTTCGAGCTGCGCTTCAAGCAGTACCTGCACAGCCCCCCCAAGGTGGTGGTACCCCCGGACAG ggtgctgggtgcgGAGGAGTCGGCCTGGGGGGAGGACGAGGAGGCGGCTGAGCACGATTACTACAACAGCATCCCGGGGAAGGAgccacccccgggggggctgaTCGACTCCCGGCTCCAGCACGGCTCAATCCTGGGCCACATCCGCACTCAGCCCTCCGGCTCCGGCCCCCCCAGCCAG ggGGGTTTTGCAGCCAGGCGAGACCAGAGCAGCCAGCCGGGGCCACCCTGGGACCTGGAGAGCCAGG GCCAGCCTGGCGACGGGTACCTGCAGGCGGACGGCCACCCCCTGGGGCCGCGGGACTATGAGGAGCACATGTACGTGAACACGCAGAGCCTGGACGCCTGGGAGCCTGAGGCGGCGGCTCGCGGGGCACCGGAGGAGAGCCCCAAAAAGGACCTTTTTGACATGA GGCCGTTCGAGGATGCCCTGAAGCTCCACGAGTGCATCGCAGGGGGCGGCACCAGCCCCCCCATCGAGGACCAGTGGCCGAGCCCCCCCACACGGAAGGCCCCCATCGCCCCCACGGAGGAGCAGCTGCGGCGGGAGCCGTGGTACCACGGGAGGATGAGCCGGCGGGACGCCGAGAGGCTCCTGCAGATGGACGGGGACTTCCTGGTGCGGGACAGCCTGACCAACCCCGGGCAGTACGTGCTGACCGGCATGCACGGCGGGCAGCCCAAGCACCTGCTGCTGGTGGATCCCGAGGGAGTG GTGAGGACGAAGGACGTGCTGTTCGAGAGCATCAGCCACCTCATCAGCCACCACCGGCAGAACGAGCAGCCCATCGTGGCCGCGGAGAGTGAGCTGCACCTCCGCCAGGTTGTCCGGAGGAAGCAGTGA